The DNA region GGCTGGCCTCCAAAGCCAACCTAATATTATGTCTTCCTATTTTAAACATTATACCAAGGTATTTTCACTTTCCACCTTAAAAAACGAATTTGTTACTAACATACTTGTGGGGGTGAAAATTAACTTATGAGTACCTTCATcggggagtttttttttttttgcaatttttccttTGGAAAAAAGCTCAAATTAACTTATTTTTTGGGAAATAAAAGAGGGTTTTGTTTTTGTCTAAAATtttgtagagagagaaaaaatgcaGAAAAAATAAGATGCAACCGTTTgaatttctttttgttcttgcaggaaTAATGACAGAGTTTTGTTACGTTTTGCGATGATTCAGGATTTTCTTTATAAAACTAAAGTCCAACTACTCTAGTAAGGAATGTTCATAATATTAGGTTGTATTGAATAGAGTACTCTATAAACTACTCTATTCAATACAACCTAATTAATAGAGTGCTGGTACCATAAAAAAACTCTTTAAGTATTATTGTTCATAATTTTATAACAAATGTTTAAACAAACCAATAGCTATAGAGAAGTACATCAGATGCTTACACCCGAACGGCAGGTACAAAGATGCTTAGGCTTGAAACAAAGTAGAAAAGAAATTGTTcggaaaataaaattatatgggACAACCTTGATACAACCTTGCATGCCATCCATCACAGCCGTCTTGAATCACACGTACCCCAACAGACGGGTCAATGGGCGCGCAATGCTGTTTGTGTGGTTTCCCAACAGGCCGAAGAGTATGATGTAGGGCCAGAACATATACACCATGTTGACTATGAATCCAGTCCCCAAGTACTTGAGCAATGCCACCGCTCCTACCTTTCTGCTAAGGACGATAGCTGTGTCAACCAATAGCATCCGCAAAAAGATGAGTGCATCGAGCAACACAAGAGCTGTCATCGCGCAGGTCGCAATGGCAGTGGCCGGGGCCACTGGAGAGAGCAGTAGATATAGGGCAAATGCGAAGGCGGCACAGAAGCTTCTCGCGGATCCGAGCAGCAACGCCAACGAGAAGGAGACTAACTTGATTCGTTTCTCTATGTCGACAGCAGCTGTACCACAGTATACGAGCGTGAAGGTGGCTATTGTCGAGCAGCTGAATGCTATTGTGTTGGCAATGATAAACCCGTCGAAAGCATATTTCCCGGCCATGATGGGGGTGCCGGTGGGTTCTGAGCCACCAGGCATTGGTGCGCCAGCGAGCTTGATGTTACCTCGGCTCTCGTCGGTTCCGCCGGGCATTGTGAAAACCGCCGCGAATGTCGCCGTCGCGACGAGCACTGAGCAGATGCCGACAATCTGTGCAAACTCAGTTATCTTCTTCGACTCTTCATCCTTGTCTAGCTTGAGAACGAGCTTTTCTTTGAAGCGATCGCGCCGACAGTTGCCGTTCTGAGCGTTTGCAAAAGTTAGCATACCCAGTATCCTACGCTGGGCTTGCTGCAAGACCAAACAAACACCAAAATGTTAATTATATTTTTCCATTCCTTTTCTAATCAATTAAATcaacatataatatatataacaacCCACCTATGTTATCCCTATATGCAGTGTTAATTTGCagtaattttcactaaaattacaAAATGTGTAGTACTGCAATTTAAGTGCATATGCATGCTATTCTAGGGACTGAGAGATAAAAATTCTCAGGTGAGTGAAAATTAGTAAAAACTAAAGACTATTTATCATTCGTATAAAGAGAACACAATTATTCCCTAAAAACGGGaagatattctctttttttctgaTTAGTTGGAAAACAAAGAGTAAGAGTAGCCGAATTATTTACCATCCCGAAATAAAATCCTGAAGGAGCTTTGCTCTTAGAAAGATCCATGGGGGTGTTTCCCTCTTCATTTGGCAAGTTCAGGCGAACATGTCGGTTCTTGATGAGAGCCTGGAATATGCCCAAATCTCCTCCAAGGATAGCTAGGTGCAGGGCAGTGTTCCCTTGGTTGTCCTGGACATTCAGGATGGACTTAAAGTCTGGTCTCATGCACACAAATTTCACGATAGTACTTCTCTTCTTCTCAACAGCAGTATGAAGGAAGGTTCTCCCCTGAGAATCGAGCAAGCCGGCGCAGCCAGCACACTCGGTGAGCAAGATGATGACAGCCACCAGATTGCCTGCCGAGGCAGCAACGTGCAACGGAAACAACCCGTCGATGTCGGGCTGAAACGCTGAAGACGGATCAGATTGCACCAGTTGGTAGAGTGGAAGCATCAACCACCCGTAGAATTTGACAAGGCACTTTGCCGGGCCAAAGTAGATGCCGTAGGAGTAAAATTCGAGGGTCCTCGCCatgaaaacaaaaaggaaaaattcgAGGGAAGGATCATCCGCTGATGCAGCGAAGTGCATTGGTGTACTTCCAGAGATGTCCAGTTCTTTGGTCAGGTCTTTGTTCCATCGAAGTAGCTCCTTTGTCATGTCTGTAATTGCTATTACTTAGTTAGACAGAGCTAAAAGACAAACTGAACAGCACTACATTTAGCAGGCATCCCATTcaccttttttctcttttcaaaAAATGTAAGAgtaaatttataaaaactacAGGTCTTTGGCACGTGTAAGAAAACTACACATATAAGAGATTCTATCAAAGAACTATACATTAAGCAACACCCATTATAAAAATACACATTTATGCGAGTGTGTCACATTTAACAGGCCCGGATATGGCTAAATGGTCTCGCAATCCATTTACCCATGCATTGGCCGTGGCTTGGCCATGTTCTTTCCACACCATGACATTTTTTTTCCCGGCTTGTGGCAGCCCATTTAGACATGTCACGTCCCATGGAATAGCCAAAAGTTTAAGTTTTgaaagagaaaaatagaaaaggttTTAATTTAAAACTATTAATTAAAAAGGCATAGAGAATAAAAACATTTCTAGgataaatatttaattttcttATACATAGGCCAAAGAACATGTAGCCCTTTTGAAATTTACTAAAATTACAAATGGGATATCTTTGTGATCGAGGCCTATGCACATtcaaacttttgagaaaaaaattctttcaAACGTTATCAATGATCAAAACAACATTCGTCCAATttaattgatcacatgaaaacTATACTAGCCGATTGTAATCTAAGTTCCTAACGTTGTATACTTTTACAATTTctacaaaacataattttggtCAAGAATTGCTCACTCGGTATAATGACTCTTTCACATAATGAGTTCGCTCCGTACCATTCAATAAATCTTGGAAAGAAAGAATCTTGAAACATGTCACATTATGAAGGACAATCACAAATGAAATTATTTCCATCAAAGTCAATTATCATTTGCTTGatagggaagaaaaaaaaagggaaattcATCTTTCAACTTCAATGTACTCCCTCCAATCATAAATATATGTCGATTTGAATAAGAGATAGTCTTCAATACATAGAATTGACCACTACTTTCTactcaaatatatttataaaatttattaaatttatgatattatgaaagcatttttTAAGACAACTCTAgacatatgattttaagatttacaaactaaatattttgaaagctattgttaaTCAACTCTGTGTTACTACAAATCTATGCTCCTAATTTTAATAGCTTAAATTTGACTTAGAGGTTAGAGCATAAAGATTTGATTTCACGG from Phragmites australis chromosome 8, lpPhrAust1.1, whole genome shotgun sequence includes:
- the LOC133927657 gene encoding protein ACCELERATED CELL DEATH 6-like, giving the protein MESSNISRSPLYSHEKKAHDKRVMQDLVVARRPELLRAACSGNSEWLEKFLEKEDGGAAVSAALSREVSIHLEEAPAVYEAAATNGTSALHVVAASGNHSGYLKMAEAISSKAKEMLVACNGNGDTPLHCAARAGNDHMVSLLINQTTSGDERKTMLRMQNKRGETALHEAVRFGDRTGICMVKTLMSEDKELARVIANDGTSPLYLATSLDHRSIASELIAQDNKLAYSGPHGQSALHTAVLHSKNMTKELLRWNKDLTKELDISGSTPMHFAASADDPSLEFFLFVFMARTLEFYSYGIYFGPAKCLVKFYGWLMLPLYQLVQSDPSSAFQPDIDGLFPLHVAASAGNLVAVIILLTECAGCAGLLDSQGRTFLHTAVEKKRSTIVKFVCMRPDFKSILNVQDNQGNTALHLAILGGDLGIFQALIKNRHVRLNLPNEEGNTPMDLSKSKAPSGFYFGMQAQRRILGMLTFANAQNGNCRRDRFKEKLVLKLDKDEESKKITEFAQIVGICSVLVATATFAAVFTMPGGTDESRGNIKLAGAPMPGGSEPTGTPIMAGKYAFDGFIIANTIAFSCSTIATFTLVYCGTAAVDIEKRIKLVSFSLALLLGSARSFCAAFAFALYLLLSPVAPATAIATCAMTALVLLDALIFLRMLLVDTAIVLSRKVGAVALLKYLGTGFIVNMVYMFWPYIILFGLLGNHTNSIARPLTRLLGYV